The Drosophila suzukii chromosome X, CBGP_Dsuzu_IsoJpt1.0, whole genome shotgun sequence DNA window TGTTCGCTGCCTGCCCTCTGCTCCCTCCTCAGTTTCTGCGGAGGACTACATGTGATGCCACTGCGTCACTGCCACATTGGTGTTGTCGTTTAACCGGGCGATCTCCTCGTGCAGCCCATGGCCCAGCCACTGCAGGAAGATCCTGCTGTAGGCCGCCTGGCAAAGTCGCAGCGGGTTTCCGCGCCTCAGGCCCTGATCCGTCTCGCCGTACTCGTCCAGGTACGGTGGCTGGACAAAGCATCCCTTGCCCCTGCCCAGGTAGACCACCTGGCAGTCGCGGATGCGTAAGAAGATCCCAACCTCGGCGCCACAGGCGTGAGCGTGATGGGTGCACGCACCCACAGACGACTTGCCCAGCTCCGGCTGGCAGCAGTACGACTGACCGCACAGGATCACCCCGCAGATCAGACACATCGTCGGCGTCTTCATCTCCTCGCGCTCGTTGTTCGGGCAGAATATGTCCGACACACTGTTGATCAGATCGCTGTAGTCGTCATACAGCTGCTTCAAGCGCGGCAGCGGGCGCAAACAGGGCTCCAACAGCACGGACCGACGAACATCCGGCTGGCAACGCTGCTCCACCTCACGGGTAATGTCCGGATGCGAGGCAAACGAGTTCATCATCGTGGCGTAGACCGTCTCCATGTCAAAGTACACGCCCAGCTGAGGGTCTAGGCCCAAGTACTGGCACATCAGATCAAACCGATCCGGCTGATCAGTGGGAAACGTGTCCGGGAAATCCACGTCGGTGAGACAGCGATAGAACAGACAGGCGCAACGCAGGAACGAGCTCATCTTACGCTGCACGTACTCGAGGAGCAGGGCCAAATGATGCAGTTCGCATGGTATTACCACTgtctgctcctgctgctgatTCTCATCCTTCAGCTCCTCCGCCAGCTGCTTCTGCATGTTCTTCTGCACCACTCTGGCGGGGATGTTGTAGCGGCGATAGAAGGCTACCATATTGTCCCGAATCCTGTCCGGCAATTGTTCCAAGTAGTCCCACACCGATTGATTGGCATGGCGCGACTCTTGTTCTTGTTTGGCATGGGGCGTTTCTTCTGCTCGTTTGGCCTGCTCCTTATCCACATCAAAGCAAAGGACCGCTTTGGTCAGGTGGGCCAGGAACATAATCTGCAGGATGTAATAGTCGAACATACTGCCGCTGGGTATGATGGTTTGATCGGCTGTAAAAGGAATGAAAAACCAAGTGAATTACTGCCGCTTAAAGGATGAATTTCAAACTTACCATTATCGGCCGTCATCAGATTGAGCACACCGAACTGGAACGGCACAAGCACGCGGAAGGAGTCCCACTCCAGCACACTGGTTCCCTTCTGATTAAAGATGGTGTCCAGCAGACGGGCGGCGAATCCCGCCTGGGACCGCAACGGCGGCGGCATCGGAAGATCGCCAGTCCTGTTTGCAGCCGAAAAACGCGAGCACGCTCTCACCAAGTTGGTGACACAGCTCTGGTGGCGCATAGGTAGCTCGGCCTTTAGCGGCTTCTGGACCACGAACAGATAGATCTCCAGCGCCTGCAGCGTGTAGCTGCACGTGTCCCATAGCATGGGTACCAACTCAATGTTATCGGGATCCAGGCCTTCAATCAAATGTGGCTGCTGACTCTGCATGGCGTTCAGTAGGGCCTTCCTTAAGAAGATCATCACATCGCTGTAATTTGAATGCAGCTTGGGAGGATCCTTGATCAGCTGCACGCTCCGCTCGAATTGCGCCATATCCGCGACCACACCGGACTTGCGCAGGATGCTGGACACACTCGGAAGCTGGCACATTTCCTCGTCCTCAATGGCTCGCAGATCGGCGGCCAGTGCTAACATGATCTCCACAAAGCTGTCCAACGGTAGATAGCTATCGGTCGAAGAAGGAGGCGGCGAGAAAGCGGGCAACGCTTCGGTCACCGGCAACACGGTGTTGCTCAGGGTCCGGCAATACGGACAGTGGAACTCCACGTTGTTCGCCTGACTTAGGGCCGCGCGATTGCGGTGCGGGCGACGCTGCTCCTTAGACTCCTCGTTGCTGTAGTACTCCTGCCAGCAGCTGTGGTGCATCACATGCCCGCAGCAACTCATATGCAGGGCGCTCTGGCTGGCACGCATATTGGGCGTGGTGAGGATCACCCGTGAGGTCTGGACGAAGGCAGAGCTGACCAATGGCGGACCGCTCCGGCTGATGGCACAGTTTTCGAAGCACAGGATGCACTTAAAGTCCGCCTCGCTGCCCTGGTAGAATTTGCGATCCGGTCCCAAACACGCCACGTTTGGCTTCAGGGCCACTGCCCCCTGCTCGTCCTCGTCCGATATATCCTCCCAATCCATGGCACCTGTGGCTGCCGTATCCTCTCGGGACTCCTTGTCGGTGGCCGCAAACATCTCCGCATTGCTCTTCATGAAGGACTTCTGGGCACTCTGCATCTGTGCCATGATCATGGCCCGGCGTTCGGCCGCCAAACGGGCGCGTACCTCCTTCTCCTGGCGCGCCTGCTCCTCCAAACTCAGGGGCTGCTCCTCCCCGGCGCTCTGCTGCAAGCCACTGGATTCTGCTCCGCCGTCACTGGGCGCCTGCTTGGCCTGCAGTTCCTTGTACAGCTTAATGGTCCACAGCACAAAGTCGCGATGAGCCTCCAACTGGCCAGTCGAtgtaaaagaaaacaattagattttatttttaggGGAGAAAATGCGACTTACCCTGGGACAGCGGGCGAGTTCGTCCAACTTTTCCAGGATACCGTACTTCTGGGAACGCTCGTAGAAGCTCAAGAAGGGATAGTGCCCGCTCAGCTCCTCCTGAATGGCGAAACCCATGAGGTGGAGGATCTATGCAAAAATGGAACACATAATAAGGCTTTTTTCAAAACACACAAATGCATTAAGATTACCTTCTGGAGATGTGATTCGGTGAAGGAGCGACTTCGGGGATCCAATGCCCGTTCCATAATCAAGGTGCACGTGTGGAGGAACACGGTGCATTGCAGAATGTTGGCCATGGATCTGAAAGCGCCACAAATAAGTACGTGCGTGTACGTAAGCTCGGTAAACTCACGTAAAGGCTGGTGTTAGCTGTGGCAGCATCGGCGGTGGACAGCAGACTAGTTCCTTCTTGGCCTTGCGCCGCTCCCGCTGCAATTCCTCGGCCTTGGACTTGTCCTCCTTGGTGTAGTGATAGAAGTAGACGTTGAATTCGTCAAACAAATGCTCCTTCAGCTCGTACACCCCCTTGCTTTCGACGCCCACGGGCTTTTTGAACACGGCCACCGTGTTGATGACGTCCTCAAAGATGTTGTCGCTATTCCCGCTATTGCCGTCCGGCAAGGCCCGACTCAGCTCTGAATGTGAGTAGGACTTGGTGCACAACAGCTGAATGATCTCCTTACGCAGTCGATCCTCCTCCGTAACCATCGAAACGCCCGGCATCCAGCGCTCGCCGATGATCACGATCAGCAGTTCCAAGAACTCGTCAATCATCGACAGCTGACGCATGAACTCATCGTCCACAGGATTCTCCAACAGCACGGTCTCGTAATTTGAATGCGCCCAGGAAATTAGATTGAACTTATTTAACACATGGATGAGGAACTCATTGCTCTCCATCAGTGATGCTCCAATCTGCAGGCAGACTATGTCCCTGTCCAGCATCTCGACGCGGCAACGGACGTTCCGGTAGAAGTACAGCTGGTGCAGCAGGGAGTAGCCATTGCGGCGCCACATACCCGCGGCCACCTGGGCGATCATAGCATGGGTGCATAGGACCGGTTCGATGATCTCCCTGGGTGTCAGCGTATCCGTTTCGGCCTGCAGGCTGTCGTAGGTCATATCGTGGGCACCCAGATGCAGATAGATGCCGGCGTAAAATCGCGACAGAGGCAGATGGATGGACACCGGTTTCACCGATACATCGTACATCAGGCAGGTGGCCAGGTGGCCAGCCACAGTCCTCGCCTCCGTCTTCTCGCCGCCCACAATGAAACTGTTGCTCACCAGCGAGCGCACCGTCATCTTGTAGAGCTTGCGCAACAGCTTCACATCACTGGACGCCCACTCGATGACCTGGGAAATGGTCGTGGCCAGCTTGATGTGCAAGTTAAAGGCGCACTCCCACTCCGGCTCGTAGTCCATGTGCTGACCCGTCTGCCTAGTGATCGACTCCATGCCCTGCATCACGTTTAGCACGCGCATCAAAGCACGGCAACCTGTGGGTGAGAATGGGTGGATATGTATTCAGATATGGTCACAGATCCATTTAGCTGCCAATGCTCACCTTCTAGAAAACCGCTCCTAAGATCGTCGTTAAGCACCTCCGGCTTAAGGCTCAGCAGATACCGCAGATCGTAGAGGATGTAGTTGGCCCGCTTGAAGAAGGTGAGGCTGGCGATGTTCTTGCTGAAGTGCAGCGTCTTGTTCACGATGAACTTCTCGATGGCCACGTGGTAGAACGTGTGCAGCAGCTTGTCAAAGATGCCCTCATGTGCGATCAGGTGATGAGCGATGCTGGGCACCGTGAACAGCTGGACGCTGAGGGACACTATCGAAAAAGCGTGGTCGTGGTCATCGCTGATGAAGTCCTCCACAATGGTAGCGTAGCGCCGTGAGAACTCCTGGGCTAGGACCATTTTGTTGTCGTACTCCATCAGCATGCCGGAGATGAGGAGGCGGTGCCAGCAGGTGCGCGCCGTCTTCCACAGCTTCACGTCATACTCGAGAATGTGCCGGATGCAAAAGGCTTCTTGCTTTCGCTGCACCAGCTCGGCGAACGTCTTCCGGAAGAGGTAATGGCGCACCAGAAACTCTTGGAACCAGCCGAGCAGCTGCAAAGCGAACTGCTGGCAGGCCACGGCCCCGATATGCAGCACCGATGTCCTCAGTGACTGGCTGTTGCGCGAATTTGGCAA harbors:
- the Ubr1 gene encoding E3 ubiquitin-protein ligase UBR1; amino-acid sequence: MDRYDMEDVVVAPPAECSSPLKEWRLKRQAGTLARSDFIEFFKRESPKYFDYQTGGTETDTNALTLKCMFKEALAKEEIIDVLVEFMLGDNPASALEKLRLEGNTATVCGKVFKNGEPTYSCRECGVDPTCVLCVNCFKRSAHRFHKYKMSTSGGGGCCDCGDDEAWKKDHYCQLHLANRKNPLESKILTDAVLERSEVCFGAILAFCVNYLEIEPNASLQCLDGDVEGDQEDGAQYCTVLYNDESHTFDQVIQTLTKIAKCNKKDAMEIVAAIDREGRAVVKCDTFKECNDLKKAIENQMIPASAMLPNSRNSQSLRTSVLHIGAVACQQFALQLLGWFQEFLVRHYLFRKTFAELVQRKQEAFCIRHILEYDVKLWKTARTCWHRLLISGMLMEYDNKMVLAQEFSRRYATIVEDFISDDHDHAFSIVSLSVQLFTVPSIAHHLIAHEGIFDKLLHTFYHVAIEKFIVNKTLHFSKNIASLTFFKRANYILYDLRYLLSLKPEVLNDDLRSGFLEGCRALMRVLNVMQGMESITRQTGQHMDYEPEWECAFNLHIKLATTISQVIEWASSDVKLLRKLYKMTVRSLVSNSFIVGGEKTEARTVAGHLATCLMYDVSVKPVSIHLPLSRFYAGIYLHLGAHDMTYDSLQAETDTLTPREIIEPVLCTHAMIAQVAAGMWRRNGYSLLHQLYFYRNVRCRVEMLDRDIVCLQIGASLMESNEFLIHVLNKFNLISWAHSNYETVLLENPVDDEFMRQLSMIDEFLELLIVIIGERWMPGVSMVTEEDRLRKEIIQLLCTKSYSHSELSRALPDGNSGNSDNIFEDVINTVAVFKKPVGVESKGVYELKEHLFDEFNVYFYHYTKEDKSKAEELQRERRKAKKELVCCPPPMLPQLTPAFTSMANILQCTVFLHTCTLIMERALDPRSRSFTESHLQKILHLMGFAIQEELSGHYPFLSFYERSQKYGILEKLDELARCPRLEAHRDFVLWTIKLYKELQAKQAPSDGGAESSGLQQSAGEEQPLSLEEQARQEKEVRARLAAERRAMIMAQMQSAQKSFMKSNAEMFAATDKESREDTAATGAMDWEDISDEDEQGAVALKPNVACLGPDRKFYQGSEADFKCILCFENCAISRSGPPLVSSAFVQTSRVILTTPNMRASQSALHMSCCGHVMHHSCWQEYYSNEESKEQRRPHRNRAALSQANNVEFHCPYCRTLSNTVLPVTEALPAFSPPPSSTDSYLPLDSFVEIMLALAADLRAIEDEEMCQLPSVSSILRKSGVVADMAQFERSVQLIKDPPKLHSNYSDVMIFLRKALLNAMQSQQPHLIEGLDPDNIELVPMLWDTCSYTLQALEIYLFVVQKPLKAELPMRHQSCVTNLVRACSRFSAANRTGDLPMPPPLRSQAGFAARLLDTIFNQKGTSVLEWDSFRVLVPFQFGVLNLMTADNADQTIIPSGSMFDYYILQIMFLAHLTKAVLCFDVDKEQAKRAEETPHAKQEQESRHANQSVWDYLEQLPDRIRDNMVAFYRRYNIPARVVQKNMQKQLAEELKDENQQQEQTVVIPCELHHLALLLEYVQRKMSSFLRCACLFYRCLTDVDFPDTFPTDQPDRFDLMCQYLGLDPQLGVYFDMETVYATMMNSFASHPDITREVEQRCQPDVRRSVLLEPCLRPLPRLKQLYDDYSDLINSVSDIFCPNNEREEMKTPTMCLICGVILCGQSYCCQPELGKSSVGACTHHAHACGAEVGIFLRIRDCQVVYLGRGKGCFVQPPYLDEYGETDQGLRRGNPLRLCQAAYSRIFLQWLGHGLHEEIARLNDNTNVAVTQWHHM